The DNA window TCCCCGGAATCATGTCCATCACCTGGTCGAGCGGCCCCATGTTGTTCATCGTCTCCATCTGCTTGCGCATGTCCTTCAGGGTGAACGACCCCTCCAGCATCTGCTCGGGGTCCCAGTCCTCTTCCTCGTCGCCCGTCTCCTGCATCGCCCGCTCGACGCGCTCGGTGAGCTGTTTCAGGTCACCCATCCCGAGCAGCCGAGAGATAAAGCCCGACGGCTCGAAGCGCTCGATGTCCTTGACCGTCTCACCAGAGCCGAGGAAGGCGATGGTCGAGTCGGTCTCGTCGACGGCGGCGAGTGCGCCCCCACCTTTCGCCGTCCCGTCCAGTTTGGTGATGACGACGCCGTCGATGCCGATGGCCTCCTGGAAGTCCGCCGCCTGACTCTTGGCGCTCTGGCCCATCGCGGCGTCGAGCACCAGCAGGTTGCGGTCCGGTTTGACTTCCGCTTCGATGCGTTCGATCTGCTCGATGAGCTCCTCGTTCAGGCCGTCTCGACCCGCCGTGTCCACGATGCGGACGTCGGCCTCCTCGGTCGCTTCGAGCCCGTCGCGGGCAATCTTCACGGGGTCGTCCTCGTCCGGGTCACCGTAGAAGTCGACCTCGGCCCGGTCGGCCATCTCCTTCGACTGGTCGTAGGCGCCGGGGCGGTCGGTGTCGGTCTGGATGATGGCCGGCCGCAGCCCCTTCGTCGAGAACCACCACGCCATCTTGGCGGCGGTGGTCGTCTTCCCCGACCCGTACAGGCCCGCGAGCATGATGGTCTGCTCTTCGAGGGGGAGGTCGGTGGATTCCCCGACCATATCGACCAGCTCCTCGTAGACGATTCGCAGCACCCAGTCACGGGGTGTCGTGCCCGCTGGCGGTTCCTCCTCCAGGGCGCGGGTCTCGATGTTGTCAGACAGCTCCTGGACCAGCGCCACGTCGACGTCGGCCTGCAACAGCGACCGCTGAATCTCCTTGACGATGTCCTCGATGTCCTCCTCGGAGATGCGGGACTTCCCCCTGAGGTTGTCCAGCGTTCCCCGGAGAGAACTTCCGAGATTGTCGAGTACCATTGTTGGCCCCACCTACAGCACCGCGCGGGTAAAGCACTGCGGTCCCACCTTTTTCTTCGTCGGGTTCGAGGCGCGCCGCCGGCGCGCTCGAACCGCTCCTCGAAAAACGTGGGCGAAAAAAGCGGGACCTCGCTCCGCTCGGTCCCGTGAAACGGCTCGCTTCGCTCCCCGTATGCTCGCTCAGGACAGCCTGCCCTCCCCCGTCAGCGCGGCCCGGAGGCCGCGCTCGGCCACCGCAACCGTTGTGTTCGGATTGCTATCCCGCTACAGCGCCGCTCAGTTCACTTCGTTGTACATCTCGTCTATCATCTCGTCTAAGTCCGGGGTGCCGCCGCCGGGTTGCTGTGGCGTGTAGCTGAACTCCCCCTTGCCGTCCGGGGCGTCACCCTGGGACCAGGGCTGGTCGGGCTCCTCGCGCTCCTCCCGGGCGGTGGACATGAACGTGTAGTTGTACTCCTGGTTCTCTTTTTCCTGGTCGAAGCTGTTCGGGACCGGGCGGTGTTCACCCAGCATCTCCAGGGCCGCGTGCCACTGGTTCTGGTGCATGGTATCGCGGGCGATGAGGTACTCCAGCATATCCTTCATCCCGGGGTCGTCGGTGAACTCGTAGAGCCGCGTCGCCAGCAGTCGACCGGTCGATTCGGCCATGACGTTGGCGTACATGTCGGCGGCGAGATTGCCGGAGGCGACGACGTAGTTGCCGGTGAAGGGGTTGCCGTTGCTGTCGACGGGCATCGCGTGCAGTCCGGCCGAGAGCGCCTGGCGTGGCTGGCCAGAGCGCATCATCTCGTCGATGACGGCGTCCTCGCGGGCGGCCTCCCGGGCCTCGTCGGAGGCCCCTTCGAGGTTCTTCGAGACCGCGGTCGCGAGCATCTCGATGTGGCCCAGCTCCTCGGTGGCGGTTTCCATCAGGAACTGCCGAATCTCTCTCTTCTCGGCGGGGACGGCGAAGGCCTGGAACATGTACTGCAGCGCGACGCGCATCTCGCCCTCGGCGCCGCCGATTGCCTGCTGGAGCAGCTTCGCGAACTGCGGGTCGGGCTCTTCCACTTCGACCTCGAACTGAAGTTCGTCGTCGTGGTAGAACACGACGTGTAGACAGGGAGAGCTGCTGAAAAAGCAATCTGCCTGCATTTACCGGCAGTCGTGGGCCTTCGTGGCCTTTTGGCGTGGAGCTACTCCGGCACTTCTGCAATCGTCGTAATCGCCCGCGGACTGCCCGGCATCGACTGCCAGACCACCTTTTTCCGGTTCGGGTGACCTCCGGTCACCACTCACCGCAAAAACGTGGGCGAAAAAAGCGGCCCCTCACTTCGTTCGTGGCCGACCGCTATTCGGGCACTTCTGCAATCGTCGTAATCGCCCGCGGACTGCCCGGCATCGACTGCTGGATGTGGTGTTCGAACTCCTCGAAGCCGGCCTCCCGGAACATCCGGTCGGCCTCCTCCTCGTCGTAGAACAGCATGATGGCGTCGGCCACCTTCTGGAAGATAGAGGAGTTGGGGTAGTCGGGGCCGACGATGAGCACCTTGCCGCCGGGTTTCGTGATACGACGGGCCTCTTCGAGGGCGTCGACGGGGTTGGGCCAGTACTCGATGGAGCCCGACGACCAGACGGCGTCGAAGCTGTCGTCCTTGAACGGCAGCCGCTCGGCGTCGCCCATGTGGTAGCGGACCCGGCCTAACTTGCCGAACTTCTCAAAGGCCCTCGAGAGCTGGTGGGGGCTCTGGTCGAGCCCGTAGATAGTGTCGACGTGTTCGAGCAGCCCTTCGGTGGCGAAGCCGGTCCCACAGCCCACGTCCAGAACGCGGTCGTCCGCGTCGAGGTCCAGCATCTCGATAGCCTCGTCGCGCATCTCTTCGTTCCAGACGAGCGGATTGATCTCGTCGTACACCTTCGAGAGGTACTTGTAGAACGTCCGCGCCCGGGCTTTGTTCTCGAGGACTCCCATTAGTGGTTCTTGGGCCTTACTGGACATAATTCCCCGGTTTTCCTCCCCGTCGACATGGCTTTCGATACCGCGAAAACTTCGCAACTACCAAATAGCCGCTGGGGTAAGGTTCGGACGATTAGAGAATGCCACGGCCAGAAGTTCTAGACCGGATAAAGGAGGCCGAGCAGGAGGCCGACGATATCGTCGCCGAGGCCGAGGAAGAGCGCGAGGAGACCATCGCCCAGGCCCGGGAGGAGGCCGACGAGATTCGCGAACAGGCCCGCGAGGACGCCGAAGCCGAGGCTCAGGAGCGCCTCGAGGACGCTCGTGAGGAGATCGAGGCCGAGCGCGAGGACCTCATCGAAGAGGGTGAGAACGCCCGCGAGGACCTCGAACAGCAGGCCGAAGGGCGCGAAACCGAGGTGGTCGACTACGTGACAGACCTCTTCGAGGAGGCGGTACATGCTCAGACCTGAGAAGATGTGTCGCGTCTCGGTGACGGGGTCGAAACGCGTAATGGAGTCCGTCGTCGAGTCGGTCCACGACCTCGACATGCTCCACGTCACCGAGTACGACGGGGCCTGGGACGGCTTCGAGCCGGGCGACCCGGTCGAGGGCGCCGACGAGGCCTCCGACCAGCTCGTCACCGTGCGCGCACTGGAGTCTATCCTCGGCGTCGAGGCCGAGGACGCGGGCCCGACGCGACTCGTCACCGACGAGGCCCTCGAGGAGGACCTCGAAGAGGTCCGAACGAAGGTCACCGAACTCGACGACCGGCGCGACGACCTGCGTGACGACCTCCGGAACGTCGAAGACCAAATTTCGACCATGGAGCCGTTCGTCCGGCTCGGTATCGACCTGGACCTGCTCCGTGGCTACGACACGCTCGCCGTGTCGGTCGGCGAGGGTGACGCGGACGAAGTCGACGCGACCCTCGCGGACAGCGACGTCGACACCTACGAACTGTTCAGTGAGGATGGCGTCGTCGCCGTCTTCGCGCGCGCCGACGCAGACGAACTCCAGGACGCGCTGGTCGGGGCGACGTTCTCCGCGCTCGAGGTACCGGAGGGCGACGGCGACCCGACCGAGTACCTAGAGGAGCTGAACCACCGCAAACAGCAGCTCGAATCGAAGCTCGACACGGTCGAGAACGAGCTCGACGAGCTTCGCCTCGACTACGCCGGCTTCCTGCTGGCCGCCGAGGAGAAACTCTCCATCGAGGTCCAGAAGGCCGAAGCACCGCTGACCTTCGCGACGACGGAGAACGCCTTCATCGCCGAAGGGTGGATTCCCGACGAGGAGTACGAGCTGTTCGAACAGCAGGTCTCCGCGGACGTCGGCGAGGCCATCGACATCGAGAAGCTCGAGGTCGCCGCCTACGACAGCGACGGACACGTCCACTCCCAGGAGGAGGTCGAGGGCGAGGGTGGCCACGACGAGGCGGCCGCCGAAGACGAGACGCCGTCGGCCGACGACACGGACGACCAGCCCGAGAAAGCCGTCGCGGACGGGGGCCACGCCACGACAGGCAGTGGCCTCGTCACGATGGGCGATTCCAGCCCGCCGGTCATCCAGGACAACCCCGGCGCGGCCCGTCCCTTCGAGGCGCTCGTCGAGGTCGTCAACCGCCCGAAATACGGCGAGTTCGACCCGACGGTGTTCTTCTTCCTCACGTTCCCGGCGTTCTACGGGTTCATGATCGGTGACCTCGGCTACGGTATCGTCTACACGCTGCTCGGGTACGGGCTGTACTCCAGAGCCAGCGGTGACGTCATGAAGAGCCTCGGCGGCGTCGCGATGTGGGCCGGTGGCTTTACCATGCTGTTCGGTATCCTGTACGGCGAGATATTCGGGCTGCACACCATCTCGAACGTCGTCTGGCCGGCGCTCGGGTTCGAAGGTGCGCCGTTCCACAAGGGGCTCCAGCCCGCGTACGGTGACTACGCGCTGGGCTGGCTCATCATCAGCGTGCTGGCCGGGATGGCCCATCTCGCCATCGGGTGGACGCTGGGCTTCGTCAAGAACCTCCAGCACGGGCTCTGGGACGCTATCACCGAGAGCGGCTCCTGGCTCCTGATGCTCTTTGGCTTCTGGGGCTGGGTCTTCAGTGACTTCCCCGCCGGCAGCAAGCCGTACTTCCTCATCGGAAGCGAGGCCGTGTTCAACGGGAACCCGTTCCACCTCGGCTTCGCCGGCTTCCCGGCAGAGGTCGGTATCGCCGGCCTGGTGATGTTTGCCATCGGTCTCGCACTCATCGCGACGGCCGACTTCGCCGAGTTCGTCGAGGCCGTCTTCCTGCAGGTGTTCGTCAACGGGCTCTCTTACACCCGGCTGGCGGCGGTCCTGCTCGCGAAGGCCGGGATGGCGTTCGTGGTCAACCTCCTGTTCTTCGGCGTCTACATCGTCGAGACCAGCAGCGGACCGGAGTGGCACTTCGGTATCAACCACTCGCCGGCCTACATGCTAGAGCAGGGGACCTACCACGGCCACGAGGTCACCAGCGTCATGTTCCCCGGCCTGATGCACTCGGGTATCGCCGGTGTCGTCGGCGGCCTGCTGGTGCTCGTGCTGGGCCACGCACTGGTGCTCATCCTCGGTGTCACGAGCGCGGGTCTGCAGGCCGTGCGTCTCGAGTACGTGGAGTTCTTCGGGAAGTTCTTCGAGGGCGGCGGCAAGCGGTACAGTCCGTTCGGCTACGAGCGGACCTACACGACCGACGACTGACGACGGATACATTCCACTAACGCACACGAGAAATTTTCCCCGAGGGAGACGACTGGTACCGGCTCACTGACAGACGGCCAGCCCCGCCTAAACCGCCAGAAAGGGGTTCTGACGAAGTGTTTTGGGAACCTTTATGAACTCCGTGGCGTCACATACGCCTGTTCGGACACGAGCAACTTCACAGAGGACTTCAACACAATGATCAACGAACTCGCATTCCTTACTCAAGCCGTACTGCAGGAAGGTACCGCCGCTGCCGCACCAGCGATTCCAAACAAGGCTGCTGCCGCACTCGCCGTCGGGCTCGCTGCGCTCGGGTCGGGCTACGCGGAGCGAGGTATCGGTGCCGCCGCAGTCGGTGCCGTCGCGGAGGACGACAGCATGTTCGGCCGTGGACTCATCCTGACAGTCCTGCCGGAGACGCTCGTCATTCTCGCGCTGGTCGTCGTCTTCGTCGTTCCTAACTAACGTATCCCCTCCTTTTCAACAATGAGCCTTGAAACAGTCGTAGAGGACATCCGAGACGAGGCCCGCGCGCGTGCAGAGGAGATAGGGGCCGAGGCCGACGAGCGCGCCGACGAGATTATCGCCGACGCCGAGGCCGACGCGGAGGAAATCCGCGAGGAGCGCGAGGCCGAGGTCGAGCGCGAAATTTCCCAGGAGCGCGAGCAGCGCCTCTCCTCGGCGAAGCTCGAGGCCAAGCAGGCCCGACTGGGCGCCCGCCGTGACGTGCTCGAAGACGTCCACGCGGACGTCGAGCAGGCAATCGCCGACCTCGAGGGCGACCGCCGCGAGGAGCTGACCCGCGAACTGCTTGCCGCCGCCGCCGACGAGTTCGACGACGGCGCCACGCTCCGGGTCTACGGTCGCGCCGAGGACCAGTCGCTCATCGAGGATATCCTCACTGAGTACGACGACGCAACGTTCGCCGGTGAGCAGGAGTGTCTCGGCGGCGTGGTAGTCGAGAGCGAGGCCTCCCGCGTCCGTGTGAACAACACGTTCGACTCCGTGCTGGAGTCGGTCTGGGAGAACAACCTGAAAGCAATCAGCGACCGCCTCTTCGACGACCAATGAGCAGCTACAGAGCGGCATCCGGCGGCCGGAGCAGCAACTACGAGTACGTCATCGCTCGGGTCCGCTCCCGTCGCGCGTCGCTGTTCGACGACGACGACTACCGCAAGCTGGTCCGGATGGGGACGAGCGAGATCGCTCGCTTCATGGAAGAGACCGAGTACGAGACCGAGATGAACGCACTCGGGGCCCGCTATAGCGGCTCCGACCTCGTCGAGTACGCGCTGAACCGCAACCTCGCGAAACACTTCGACGACCTGCTGGAGTGGTCCGAGGGGGCGCTGTACAACTACATCGCGCGCTACCTGCGGAAGTTCGACGCGTGGAACGCCAAGACGGTTATCCGCGGGCTCTACTCGGGCGCCGACGAAAGCGAGATCGAGGACGACCTCATCCGCGCTGGGGAGTTCGGCGACAAGCGCATCGACCAACTGCTGTCGGCGGGCTCCATCGAGGAGGTCGTCGACTTGCTCGAGGACACCATCTTCGGTGCGTCGCTGGGCGATGCCTACGAGGTGTACGAGGAGCAGGACGTCCTCGTGCCCCTGGAGAACGCTATCGACCGCGCCTTCTACGAGACGCTGCTCGATGGGTTGCCGAGCAACCCGGAGCCCGACAGCGCGACCGGGCTGTACGTCCAGTTCCTGCGGGCCGAGGTGGACTTCCGGAACCTCCGGAACGCACTACGGCTGGCCCGCAGCGGCGCCGAGACGGACCCGGCCGAGTACTACATCGAGGGCGGCAAACTCTTCGACCAGCAGTCCCTGACCCAGTTGACGGGCAACATGGACAACCTGGTCGCCGCGGTGCGTGACAGCACGTACGGCGACGACCTCGATTCGGCCCTGTCCGCACTGGAGGACGCCGGGAGCCTGGTCGAGTTCGAGCGCGCACTCGACGCGGCGCTGCTCGAGTACGCCGACAAGCTGTCGACCCGGTACCCGCTGTCGGTCTGTCCGGTGCTGTCGTACATCCTCGCCAAGGAGCGCGAGGTCGACAACATCCGGGCCATCGCCCGCGGTCGCGAGGCGGGGCTTTCCCCCGACGAGATCGAACAGGAGCTGGTGATACTATGAGCCAGGAGATAGCAGTTATCGGGAGTCCGGAGTTCACGACGGGCTTTCGACTGGCGGGGGTTCGCAAGTTCGCGGACATCCCCCCGGAAGCAAAGGACGAGCAGCTGGACGACGCCGTCTCGGAGATGCTCTCCGACGACGACGTCGGCATCGTCGTGATGCACGACGACGACATGGACCACCTCTCGCGTGGCGTTCGCAAGAGCGCCGAGACGAGCGTCGAACCGGTGCTGGTCACCCTCGGCGGCGAGGGCGCTGGCAGCGGCGGGCTGCGTGAACAGATCAAACGAGCCATCGGTATCGACCTGATGGACGAGGACTAACAATGAGTCAAGCAACAGAATCCGACGTCCGCGAGGACGGTATTATCGAAAGCGTCTCGGGACCGGTCGTAACGGCTCGGGACCTCGACGCCCGGATGAACGACGTCGTCTACGTCGGTTCGGAAGGGCTGATGGGCGAGGTCATCGAGATCGAAGGCAACATCACCACCATCCAGGTGTACGAGGAGACCTCCGGGGTCTCCCCGGGTGAGCCGGTCGAAGGGACCGGCGCGCCCCTGTCGGTGGACCTCGGGCCGGGGATGCTCGACGCCATCTACGACGGCGTCCAGCGCCCGCTCGACGTCCTCGAGGAGAAGATGGGCTCGGCGTATCTCGACCGCGGTGTCGACGCGCCGGGTATCGACCTGGAGAAGACCTGGGAGTTCGAGCCCGAAGTCGAGGAAGGCGACGCGGTCGAGCCCGGCGACATCGTCGGTATCGTCCCCGAGACGCCCAGTATCGACCACAAGGTGATGGTCCCGCCCGACTCCGACGGCGGCGAAGTCACCGCCATCGAGTCCGGGAGCTTCACCGTCGAGGAGACGGTCGTCGAACTGGACTCCGGCGAGGAGATTCAGATGCGACAGGAGTGGCCGGTGCGCCAGCAGCGGCCCTCCGTCGACAAGGAGACGCCGACCGAACCCCTCATCTCGGGCCAGCGCGTGCTCGACGGCCTCTTCCCCATCGCGAAGGGCGGGACCGCGGCGATTCCCGGCCCCTTCGGCTCCGGGAAGACGGTCACCCAGCACCAGCTCGCCAAGTGGGCCGACGCGGACATCGTCGTCTACGTCGGCTGTGGCGAGCGCGGCAACGAGATGACCGAGGTCATCGAGGACTTCCCGGAACTGGAAGACCCCATCACGGGCAACGCCCTGATGGACCGGACTTGCCTCATCGCGAACACGTCGAACATGCCCGTCGCAGCACGAGAGTCCTGCGTCTACACGGGTATCACCATCGCGGAGTACTTCCGTGACATGGGGTACGACGTCGCGCTGATGGCTGACTCCACCTCCCGGTGGGCCGAGGCCATGCGCGAGATATCCTCGCGACTCGAGGAGATGCCCGGCGAGGAGGGGTACCCCGCGTACCTCTCGGCGCGCCTCTCGGCGTTCTACGAGCGGGCCGGCTACTTCACGAACATCAACGGGACCGAGGGCTCCGTCTCCGTCATCGGCGCCGTCTCCCCGCCCGGCGGGGACTTCTCGGAGCCGGTGACCCAGAACACGCTGCGTATCGTCAAGACGTTCTGGGCGCTGGACGCCGACCTCGCGGAACGTCGGCACTTCCCCTCTATCAACTGGAACGAGTCGTACTCGCTCTATCGCGAACAGCTCGACCCGTGGTTCGTCGACAACGTCCGGGACGACTGGCCCGAGACGCGACAGTGGGCCATCGACACGCTGGACGAGGAGGCCGAACTGCAGGAGATCGTCCAGCTCGTCGGGAAGGACGCCCTGCCGGAGGACCAGCAGCTGACGCTGGAAATCGCCCGCTATCTGCGTGAGGCGTGGCTCCAGCAGAACGCGTTCCACCCGACCGACACCTACTGCGAACCCGAGAAGACGTACCGTATCATGGACGCCATCAAGACGTACAACGACGAGGCCTTCGAGGCGCTCGACGCCGGTGTTCCCGTCGAGGAACTCACCGACATCGAGGCCGCGCCCCGTCTCAACCGTATCGGCGTCCAGGAGGACTACAACGAGTACATCGACGAGCTCGAGGACGACATCACCTCGGAGCTCCGGGAGCTCTACTAATGAAAGAGTATCAGACAATCACTGAGATCAGCGGCCCGCTGGTGTTCGTCGAGACCGACGAGCCGGTCGGCTACGACGAGATCGTCGAGATCGAGATCGGCGACGGCGAGACGCGCCGTGGCCAGGTGCTCGAATCGGCAAGCGACCACGTCGCCATCCAGGTGTTCGAGGGGACGGAGGGTATCGACCGCGACGCCTCCGTTCGCTTCCTGGGCGAGACGATGAAGATGCCCGTCACCGAGGACCTGCTGGGACGGGTCATGGACGGGACCGGCCAGCCCATCGACGGCGGCCCGGAAATCGTCCCAGACGACCGACAGGACATCGTCGGCGCAGCTATCAACCCCTTCTCGCGGGAGTACCCCGAGGAGTTCATCCAGACGGGCGTGTCGGCTATCGACGGCATGAACACGCTCGTCCGTGGCCAGAAGCTGCCCATCTTCTCGGCGTCGGGCCTGCCCCACAACGACCTGGCGCTCCAGATTGCGCGACAGGCATCTGTGCCGGAAGAAGAGGAAGGCGACGACGACGAGGGCTCGGAGTTCGCAGTCATCTTCGGCGCGATGGGTATCACGGCCGAGGAGGCAAACGAGTTCATGGACGACTTCGAGCGCACCGGCGCGCTGGAACGCTCCGTCGTCTTCATGAACCTCGCGGACGACCCCGCCGTCGAGCGGACGATTACGCCGCGACTCGCGCTCACCACGGCCGAGTACCTGGCCTTCGAGAAGGACTACCACGTCCTGGTCATCCTGACGGACATGACCAACTACTGTGAGGCACTCCGAGAGATCGGTGCCGCACGTGAGGAGGTCCCGGGCCGACGTGGCTACCCCGGATACATGTACACGGACCTGGCCCAGCTCTACGAGCGGGCCGGCCGTATCGAGGGTCGTGACGGCTCTGTCACCCAGATTCCCATCCTCACGATGCCGGGCGACGACGACACCCACCCGATTCCGGACCTGACCGGCTACATCACCGAGGGCCAGATCTACATCGATAGGGACCTCAACAGCCAGGGTGTCCAGCCGCCGATCAACGTCCTGCCCAGCCTGTCGCGGCTGATGGACGACGGTATCGGCGAGGGCCTGACCCGTGCAGACCACGCCGACGTGAAAGACCAGATATTCGCCGCTTACGCGGAGGGTGAGGACCTGCGCGACCTCGTGAACATCGTCGGTCGCGAGGCGCTGTCGGACCTGGACAACAAGTATCTGGACTTCGCGGACCGCTTCGAGGAGGAGTTCGTCGACCAGGGGTACGACACCGACCGCGACATCGACGAGACGCTCGAACTCGGCTGGGACCTGCTCTCGATGCTCCCGAAGGACGCGCTGAACCGCATCGACGAGGAGCTCATCGAAGAGCACTACCGCGAAGAAGAGACGGCCGAAGAAGTCGCCGCGGACTGAGGCGGCTGTTTTTTTGTTCGTTTCCGGTTCGTGACTGCCCGTCGCCCGGAGAGACGTCGAATAGTTCGTCCGTCCTGCACGCGAGCGACGCGGTCAGGACCGCCGGGTGAGAAGCAACGTGACTCCGGCCAGCGCAAGCAGCGCGGCGGTGGCGCCGAAGCCGGGACCGGAGCTACCGGTCGCCGTCCCCGTGGCGGTGGTGTTGTTCGCCGGGAGGTCGGCCCCGAGGAAGGAGGCTGCACGCTCCGTGTCCATCGACGGGAACTCGCGGTCCCACTCGCCGGGCATATACACCGCTGTCTCCTCGTCGACGTAGGCGAGCGACCGGACGTCGCTCTCGGTGGCGTCCGCCGCCACGGCGTCCTCGACTGTCACGTACGTCGTCCCCTCGCGGCCGACGACGCTCGTGACCCCCGCCGGAACGGAGCCGTCCTCGGCGAGCGCGTTACGGAGCACGGTGATGTTTCTGAACTGCGCACCGACCTCCATCGTGATGCGCTCGCCCTCCGCCGAGACGTTCACCTTCCCGCGTTCGGGGTCTGCCTGCAGGAGCGACGTGAGGAACGATTGCTCGGTTCCGTCCGCCGCCGAGGTGTCCACCAGCTGGCTGGTGAGCTCGGTGAACACGTCGTTGTCGACTGTCAGTGAGCCGGCCACGTCGACACGGTCGTCCTCCGTCGTGGCGGCGCTGGCGGTGGCGCTCACGTTATACATATCGATGCCACGACTGTCGAGTTCGGCCACGTAGTCGTCCCAGTTCTCGGTCGTGTAGTCGGCAGACGCGGTGACAGTCGCCTCTCCCGGGGACGATTCACTGATCTCCGCGCTCCAGGAGATATGCCGGCGCAGCTCCGCCGCCTGTCCGGCCTGGAGCCGCGTCTGAACGCCGTCGAGCGCTGACTGCGTCTCGGGGTCGAGCTCCTCGCTGTCGGTCGCGTTCGCGATTTCGGCCGCCGGCACCACGATGTCGTCGTAGTTTCGGACGTCGACCGCGACGTCGGCCGACACCGATTCGGTGTCGGCGTCGTAGCTCGCCGCAATCCGCTCTATCGAGAGCTCCCGCATCCGGTTCGTGAGTTCCTCGGCGCGTGGGCGGTCCATCTCGACGGACTCACTCTCGACGAGCTCCTCGGCCAGGGTTTCCGTCAGCTCTGTCTCGACACCGGTGTACTCGACAGTGTAGGCGATGTCGAGTTCGGCACTCTCGTTGTCGGCCTCCGAGAACTCGTAGCGGTCGATGGTGACGTCGGCGCTCCCGTTGAACGACGACGCGACGCCCCCGAACTCCGACTCGACGGTCTCGCGGGCCCGTTCGCGGGTCGAATACTCGTCGCGTTCGTACGCCGACAGCGTGGTGTTGCGCTCGACCGCCACGGTGTAATCGCCGTCGTCCTCCGTCAGTACGATTGACGCGTCGCCGGGCTCGATGCCCATCGCCAACGGTGCGATCTGTGCGTCGAACGTGCTGTCGGCGGTGAACCGCGACCCGGTGACCGTGACGTTGCCACTCGTCGACACGGACTCCAGCTCGTCGCCGCTCGCTCTCGCTTCGTCGTCGAGGGTCATCTCGAGGCTGAGGTTCGACGCGGCGTTCTCGGTGGTCCGCTGGCCTGCCGCCTCGAAGGAGAGACTCGACAGGGAGTCCGGCCTGTCGAAGTAGAACTGGCCGTCGCCGCTGATGTTCGCCTCCGTCAGCAACACCGAGGCCTGTCCGGTCACGTCCGTCTCCCCTTCGACCGGCTCGCTCGCGAGGAAGTAAAACAGGTTGGTGCTGATATCGGCGCCGTACTCGACGTCGGTGTCCGGCTCAGA is part of the Haloarcula salinisoli genome and encodes:
- a CDS encoding V-type ATP synthase subunit F — encoded protein: MSQEIAVIGSPEFTTGFRLAGVRKFADIPPEAKDEQLDDAVSEMLSDDDVGIVVMHDDDMDHLSRGVRKSAETSVEPVLVTLGGEGAGSGGLREQIKRAIGIDLMDED
- a CDS encoding ATP synthase subunit A; its protein translation is MSQATESDVREDGIIESVSGPVVTARDLDARMNDVVYVGSEGLMGEVIEIEGNITTIQVYEETSGVSPGEPVEGTGAPLSVDLGPGMLDAIYDGVQRPLDVLEEKMGSAYLDRGVDAPGIDLEKTWEFEPEVEEGDAVEPGDIVGIVPETPSIDHKVMVPPDSDGGEVTAIESGSFTVEETVVELDSGEEIQMRQEWPVRQQRPSVDKETPTEPLISGQRVLDGLFPIAKGGTAAIPGPFGSGKTVTQHQLAKWADADIVVYVGCGERGNEMTEVIEDFPELEDPITGNALMDRTCLIANTSNMPVAARESCVYTGITIAEYFRDMGYDVALMADSTSRWAEAMREISSRLEEMPGEEGYPAYLSARLSAFYERAGYFTNINGTEGSVSVIGAVSPPGGDFSEPVTQNTLRIVKTFWALDADLAERRHFPSINWNESYSLYREQLDPWFVDNVRDDWPETRQWAIDTLDEEAELQEIVQLVGKDALPEDQQLTLEIARYLREAWLQQNAFHPTDTYCEPEKTYRIMDAIKTYNDEAFEALDAGVPVEELTDIEAAPRLNRIGVQEDYNEYIDELEDDITSELRELY
- a CDS encoding ATP synthase subunit B translates to MKEYQTITEISGPLVFVETDEPVGYDEIVEIEIGDGETRRGQVLESASDHVAIQVFEGTEGIDRDASVRFLGETMKMPVTEDLLGRVMDGTGQPIDGGPEIVPDDRQDIVGAAINPFSREYPEEFIQTGVSAIDGMNTLVRGQKLPIFSASGLPHNDLALQIARQASVPEEEEGDDDEGSEFAVIFGAMGITAEEANEFMDDFERTGALERSVVFMNLADDPAVERTITPRLALTTAEYLAFEKDYHVLVILTDMTNYCEALREIGAAREEVPGRRGYPGYMYTDLAQLYERAGRIEGRDGSVTQIPILTMPGDDDTHPIPDLTGYITEGQIYIDRDLNSQGVQPPINVLPSLSRLMDDGIGEGLTRADHADVKDQIFAAYAEGEDLRDLVNIVGREALSDLDNKYLDFADRFEEEFVDQGYDTDRDIDETLELGWDLLSMLPKDALNRIDEELIEEHYREEETAEEVAAD
- a CDS encoding PGF-CTERM sorting domain-containing protein, which codes for MIFKDELVSLLLVGFVVLSVVPLASGGPAVNSPQQSVASTDVQADSPEPSDEIYVRENGSAVLVYGTDGDTTGASEPDTDVEYGADISTNLFYFLASEPVEGETDVTGQASVLLTEANISGDGQFYFDRPDSLSSLSFEAAGQRTTENAASNLSLEMTLDDEARASGDELESVSTSGNVTVTGSRFTADSTFDAQIAPLAMGIEPGDASIVLTEDDGDYTVAVERNTTLSAYERDEYSTRERARETVESEFGGVASSFNGSADVTIDRYEFSEADNESAELDIAYTVEYTGVETELTETLAEELVESESVEMDRPRAEELTNRMRELSIERIAASYDADTESVSADVAVDVRNYDDIVVPAAEIANATDSEELDPETQSALDGVQTRLQAGQAAELRRHISWSAEISESSPGEATVTASADYTTENWDDYVAELDSRGIDMYNVSATASAATTEDDRVDVAGSLTVDNDVFTELTSQLVDTSAADGTEQSFLTSLLQADPERGKVNVSAEGERITMEVGAQFRNITVLRNALAEDGSVPAGVTSVVGREGTTYVTVEDAVAADATESDVRSLAYVDEETAVYMPGEWDREFPSMDTERAASFLGADLPANNTTATGTATGSSGPGFGATAALLALAGVTLLLTRRS